In Spirosoma aureum, a single genomic region encodes these proteins:
- a CDS encoding potassium channel family protein — protein MSQPTYSKLTLHQVIMLVLSVYVVLALLIRELVPMYEDTRQLLDQIDTGICVYFLFDFFLRLYQAPDKLKFMRWGWIDLLASIPALDWFRLGQLVRVVRILRMVRAFRSMREFLTYLFRNRANGTLSVVLLSSVLLMIFGAVAILYVEKVPEANIKTPSDALWWAFVTITTVGYGDRFPVTTLGRFIAAVLMIAGVGLFGTFTGYVANFFIEEDQEKGQDEIHILIDEIRQLRQKVEELEKRLME, from the coding sequence ATGAGCCAACCAACCTATTCAAAACTGACGTTGCATCAGGTTATCATGCTGGTATTGTCAGTGTATGTTGTCCTGGCTCTGCTTATTCGGGAACTGGTGCCCATGTATGAGGATACCCGGCAATTACTCGACCAGATCGATACGGGTATCTGTGTTTATTTTCTGTTCGATTTCTTTCTGAGGCTCTATCAGGCTCCCGACAAACTGAAATTTATGCGGTGGGGCTGGATCGATCTATTGGCCAGCATTCCGGCTCTCGACTGGTTTCGATTAGGGCAATTAGTGCGCGTTGTCCGAATCCTGCGCATGGTTCGGGCGTTCCGTTCGATGCGCGAATTCCTGACATATCTCTTCCGAAACCGCGCTAACGGAACACTTTCCGTCGTACTGCTCAGTTCGGTGTTACTCATGATTTTCGGCGCGGTGGCGATTTTATACGTGGAAAAGGTGCCGGAAGCAAACATCAAAACCCCTTCCGATGCACTCTGGTGGGCGTTTGTTACAATTACGACCGTTGGGTATGGGGATCGATTCCCGGTTACAACGCTTGGGCGGTTCATTGCGGCAGTCCTAATGATTGCCGGGGTAGGTCTGTTTGGGACGTTTACAGGTTACGTTGCCAATTTCTTTATTGAAGAAGATCAGGAAAAAGGGCAGGACGAGATACACATACTGATTGATGAAATTCGTCAGCTACGGCAGAAAGTTGAGGAATTGGAAAAACGACTCATGGAATGA
- a CDS encoding LytR/AlgR family response regulator transcription factor, producing the protein MTNCLIVDDEAPARALLIEHLSTLNGFTVLASLDNAVDGFTFLQTNPVDLAFLDIQMPRMSGLELIRSVKTSPKIILTTAYREYAATAFELDALDYLVKPITQERFMRAVSKYLHYQNSPEVPAQLPGRYEEMYMFFKVGRDQTKIFLKDIIFMEGLGDYIRVHTIEKSYVASEKLGFMAEKLPEDKFIRVHKSFIIAWDKLLSYNADQVHLATEILPLGRLYKGIFFRKVQERILLR; encoded by the coding sequence ATGACTAATTGCTTAATTGTTGATGATGAAGCTCCGGCCAGGGCGCTGCTCATTGAGCATCTTTCAACGCTGAACGGTTTTACCGTTTTAGCCTCCTTAGACAATGCGGTCGATGGATTCACGTTTTTGCAGACAAACCCGGTTGACCTGGCATTTCTGGATATTCAGATGCCCAGAATGTCCGGTCTTGAGTTGATACGATCGGTAAAGACCAGTCCGAAGATCATTCTAACGACGGCCTATCGGGAGTACGCGGCTACGGCCTTCGAACTGGATGCGTTAGATTACTTAGTGAAACCCATCACCCAGGAACGATTCATGCGGGCCGTTTCCAAATACCTGCACTATCAAAACAGCCCTGAGGTTCCTGCCCAGCTTCCCGGTCGCTATGAGGAGATGTATATGTTCTTTAAGGTTGGCCGGGATCAAACTAAAATTTTCCTGAAAGACATTATTTTTATGGAGGGATTGGGTGATTATATACGGGTGCACACGATTGAAAAGTCGTACGTAGCCTCCGAAAAACTAGGGTTTATGGCCGAGAAACTACCTGAGGATAAGTTCATTCGGGTACACAAATCGTTTATTATTGCCTGGGATAAGCTTCTGAGTTACAATGCTGATCAGGTTCATCTAGCGACCGAAATACTTCCGCTGGGCCGGCTATATAAAGGAATATTTTTCCGAAAGGTCCAGGAACGTATTCTTCTCAGGTGA
- a CDS encoding sensor histidine kinase, with the protein MNLNRDLAFNAIFWLLYFLYQWLGLASLYGNYHDYFINACMALPVAFLFSRLAVHFLLKKRLVETSQAIDWVYLALFSLVLLVLRRYINYYLIYPRYFPQAQHMPLFSLGKMLVDFVNLYTIAGLYALYYFIQSWYEERFRVQQLVQQQTTAELDLLKAQVQPHFVFNTLNNMYATALKRSPETASLIAHLSGFLEYNLYASTQAIVPLATEIAYIDHYIELQKNRYGPKLDVSINLYTPIDDIQIAPLLLLPLVENSFKHGVASSPGFSWIRIDISRLDGKFSVKIANSKEEQGQIPVSTTGGIGLSNVKKRLVLLYPDAHELTIIDEPHSYLIRLTIKPLTND; encoded by the coding sequence ATGAACTTAAATCGAGACCTTGCATTTAATGCTATTTTTTGGCTGCTGTACTTCCTGTATCAGTGGTTGGGTCTGGCGTCTCTATACGGCAATTATCACGACTACTTTATCAACGCCTGCATGGCCCTGCCCGTCGCTTTCCTCTTTTCCAGGCTGGCCGTTCATTTCTTGCTAAAGAAGCGTTTGGTAGAAACCAGCCAGGCAATCGATTGGGTGTATCTGGCGCTCTTCTCCCTTGTTTTGCTGGTCCTCAGGCGGTATATCAATTATTACCTGATCTATCCCAGGTACTTTCCCCAAGCCCAGCATATGCCGTTGTTTTCGCTGGGAAAAATGCTGGTCGATTTTGTGAATCTATACACGATAGCTGGCTTATATGCTTTGTATTATTTTATACAATCCTGGTATGAAGAACGATTTCGAGTACAGCAATTGGTGCAACAGCAAACAACGGCCGAACTGGACCTGTTGAAAGCGCAGGTTCAGCCTCATTTTGTGTTCAATACGTTAAATAATATGTATGCGACAGCCTTGAAACGTAGTCCTGAGACGGCATCACTGATTGCTCATCTGTCGGGTTTTCTGGAGTATAATTTGTATGCATCAACTCAGGCGATAGTACCTTTAGCGACGGAGATTGCCTATATCGACCATTATATCGAACTTCAAAAAAACAGGTATGGCCCCAAACTGGACGTATCGATTAATCTCTATACCCCTATCGATGATATCCAGATCGCTCCGTTACTCTTGTTGCCTTTGGTGGAGAACAGCTTTAAACATGGCGTGGCTAGCTCGCCGGGATTCAGCTGGATTCGTATCGATATTTCCAGGCTGGACGGCAAATTTTCGGTTAAGATCGCCAACAGTAAGGAAGAACAAGGCCAAATCCCTGTATCCACTACCGGGGGGATTGGCTTGTCGAACGTAAAAAAAAGATTGGTATTACTCTATCCGGATGCGCATGAGCTAACCATTATTGACGAGCCTCATTCGTACCTGATTCGTTTGACAATTAAACCGTTGACAAATGACTAA
- a CDS encoding DoxX family protein → MKQLIRIGQAFYAAALFVYGCQQVYFGSFRDVFFSVYQLHLPFLNVFAFLFGLYLIITGALLVVPGTGKKAALLLGAIWMALFLGTHMTYELISEPNKLYHLGLWTTPLKELALAGGAFVVAYSFENSLTGKLAVLEKIMPYGNLFFLYTMTSYGISHLIYAEFLVNTVPDWMANHLFWVNLTGIALTASGIAIMLGIRIRIIALLLSLMIFLWFWLVHVPGALSNPVANRGNLLASAFDALAYSGVALLIGLTMKQQKWVEDIERWR, encoded by the coding sequence ATGAAACAACTGATACGAATCGGCCAGGCTTTTTATGCGGCCGCTCTTTTTGTGTATGGTTGTCAACAAGTTTATTTTGGCAGCTTCCGAGATGTATTTTTCTCGGTCTATCAGCTTCACCTTCCGTTCCTGAATGTATTCGCTTTTCTCTTTGGACTCTATCTGATCATCACGGGCGCTTTACTGGTTGTACCGGGTACCGGGAAAAAAGCGGCTCTCCTGCTGGGGGCGATCTGGATGGCGCTGTTCCTGGGAACCCATATGACTTACGAGCTCATCTCCGAACCCAATAAACTGTATCACTTAGGCTTGTGGACAACTCCTTTGAAGGAACTGGCCCTGGCTGGTGGTGCCTTTGTGGTAGCCTACTCGTTTGAGAACTCCTTGACCGGTAAGCTAGCAGTGTTGGAAAAAATTATGCCCTATGGCAATTTGTTTTTCCTCTACACCATGACCAGCTATGGGATCTCCCACCTAATTTATGCAGAGTTTCTGGTCAATACCGTTCCCGACTGGATGGCAAACCACCTGTTTTGGGTAAACCTGACGGGAATCGCCTTAACCGCTTCCGGCATAGCGATTATGCTGGGAATCCGGATACGAATCATTGCCCTGTTACTCTCGCTGATGATCTTTTTGTGGTTTTGGCTAGTCCATGTCCCCGGTGCACTGTCGAACCCCGTCGCCAATCGAGGCAATCTCCTGGCTAGTGCGTTTGACGCGCTTGCCTACAGCGGGGTGGCCTTACTAATTGGTCTTACCATGAAGCAGCAGAAGTGGGTAGAGGACATCGAACGTTGGCGATGA
- a CDS encoding DUF1624 domain-containing protein, whose amino-acid sequence MKRNNSIDVMRGLVMIIMALDHVRDLMHTTSLSQSPTDLTTTTPALFFTRWITYLCAPTFVFLAGTSAFLSMNAKHDLAATRRFLLLRGIWLVVVEFSVVNFGMWFDPHFDFLIAEVIAAIGVGFLILSLLLSLPPRTIGVIGGMIVALHPLVSLVPVPDNVLFKVLMSLFSPMAFPYATGKLFFVAYPPVPWLGIMLIGYSAGSFFTSTEKEQRRIFLRVGLLSLGLFTALRVANVYGDPVNWSPQKNLLYTFLSFVNVTKYPPSLQFCLLFLGLMFLILSGVQGVKNKWTDIVCVYGKTPLFYFLVHWYLIHPLVFVMVFLQGFHWSDLVFGSNFGRPKTGSGVELWAIYVIWVFIVLAMYPLCHWYGNYKERHKEQTWLRYI is encoded by the coding sequence ATGAAACGAAACAACAGTATTGATGTGATGCGCGGTCTGGTCATGATCATTATGGCCCTGGACCACGTTCGGGATCTGATGCATACCACCTCATTATCGCAGTCCCCCACGGACCTGACCACCACTACGCCTGCTTTATTTTTCACCCGATGGATTACTTACTTATGTGCCCCGACTTTTGTATTTCTAGCCGGTACCTCCGCTTTTCTTTCCATGAACGCCAAACACGATCTGGCCGCTACCAGGCGCTTTTTGCTTCTAAGGGGGATCTGGCTGGTTGTGGTGGAATTCAGTGTGGTCAATTTCGGCATGTGGTTCGACCCACATTTCGATTTCCTGATCGCTGAGGTGATTGCCGCCATTGGGGTTGGATTCCTTATCCTCAGCCTGCTGTTAAGCTTGCCTCCCCGGACGATAGGGGTTATCGGAGGTATGATCGTCGCTCTTCATCCATTGGTCAGCCTGGTGCCGGTTCCAGACAACGTGCTCTTTAAAGTTCTGATGTCTCTTTTCTCTCCCATGGCTTTCCCATATGCTACCGGGAAACTATTTTTTGTTGCCTACCCGCCGGTTCCCTGGCTCGGCATTATGCTGATCGGCTACAGTGCCGGTAGTTTTTTTACGTCAACAGAAAAAGAACAACGACGGATCTTTCTGAGGGTAGGATTGTTGTCGCTGGGCTTATTTACTGCGTTACGAGTAGCTAACGTTTATGGTGATCCGGTTAACTGGTCCCCACAAAAGAATCTACTCTACACATTTCTATCATTCGTCAACGTGACCAAATATCCCCCATCACTGCAATTCTGTCTTCTTTTTCTGGGGCTCATGTTTCTAATTCTTTCGGGAGTACAAGGTGTTAAAAACAAATGGACGGATATCGTATGTGTGTATGGAAAAACCCCACTGTTCTATTTCCTGGTGCACTGGTATTTGATACACCCGCTTGTTTTTGTCATGGTCTTCCTGCAAGGATTCCACTGGTCTGACCTGGTATTCGGCTCTAACTTCGGCCGACCAAAAACAGGCAGCGGAGTGGAGTTATGGGCAATTTATGTCATTTGGGTCTTCATTGTCCTGGCGATGTACCCGCTTTGTCATTGGTATGGAAACTATAAGGAGCGTCATAAAGAGCAAACATGGCTTCGTTATATCTAA
- a CDS encoding heme ABC transporter ATP-binding protein: MLKAENLSFRIGDNLLIDDVSLTLMPGEFTMILGPNGAGKSTLLKLLSGTETPNQGQVWYGDQPLKSIPLSTLAKKKAVLSQLLSLPFDLSVAEVVMMGRYPYFSLNPTVADNHIVDQCLDRVGMISFKSRPFASLSGGEKQKVHLARVLAQLHRQPTDQSIKYLFLDEPISALDIQYQHQILNLVSSLASQNMVVFVIVHDLNLALQYAHKVILMHEGHLVGMGTPDEILTETTIETVFQLRPCFMTHPQTGRRVMVY; encoded by the coding sequence ATGCTTAAAGCAGAAAATCTGTCCTTTCGAATTGGGGATAATCTCCTGATTGACGATGTTTCACTGACGCTGATGCCCGGTGAGTTTACCATGATATTAGGCCCTAATGGGGCCGGGAAAAGTACGTTATTAAAGTTGTTGTCCGGTACAGAAACGCCCAATCAAGGCCAGGTCTGGTACGGTGATCAACCCCTGAAGTCGATCCCTCTTAGCACTTTAGCCAAGAAGAAAGCTGTTCTTTCCCAATTGCTATCATTGCCGTTCGATTTGAGCGTAGCAGAGGTAGTCATGATGGGTCGTTACCCTTATTTCAGCCTTAATCCTACCGTTGCGGACAACCATATAGTAGATCAGTGTCTGGATAGGGTAGGCATGATATCCTTCAAAAGTCGTCCCTTTGCCTCTCTTTCCGGAGGGGAGAAACAAAAGGTGCATTTGGCGCGGGTACTGGCTCAGTTACATAGACAACCAACAGACCAGTCGATTAAGTACTTATTTTTAGATGAACCCATATCGGCCTTAGATATTCAGTATCAGCATCAGATTCTGAATTTGGTAAGTAGTCTGGCATCGCAGAACATGGTCGTATTTGTCATTGTCCATGATTTAAACTTAGCTCTGCAATACGCCCATAAAGTAATTCTGATGCATGAGGGACACCTGGTCGGCATGGGTACTCCCGACGAAATATTAACTGAAACCACGATCGAAACGGTCTTTCAGCTCCGACCCTGTTTTATGACCCATCCTCAAACTGGGCGAAGAGTGATGGTTTATTAA
- a CDS encoding FecCD family ABC transporter permease yields the protein MKLSSLTRGNWYVLLAILLVLSIVAALRIGAVDLTFDDIGHILLNGMGLTNTSVEPVSQGLFLQIRLPRVLLCATVGAGLSVSGVLMQALFRNPIVEPGLVGTSSGAALGAALVFVLGKNINWAFTDALGLFLLPCVAFTFAFLATLLVYRIASASGKVNVATMILAGIAINALATGGTGFLSYIARDPQARSITFWNLGTFSGADWTQFYIVLPVTTIGILLSLRFTKALNILILGEDEVRHLGYNIDRLKIQILLLNTLLVAIGTAMVGVISFVGLVVPHLLRLLKTSDNRFLVIASALLGGSLLTLADTLARRLVAPAEFPIGVITAFVGAPVFIWLLIRNTRSFQKGGFYA from the coding sequence ATGAAATTATCTTCCTTAACACGGGGCAACTGGTACGTTCTTTTAGCGATTCTCTTGGTGCTGTCCATCGTGGCAGCACTGCGAATTGGTGCCGTTGACCTGACGTTCGACGATATCGGGCATATTTTACTGAATGGCATGGGTCTGACGAATACCTCTGTTGAACCTGTTTCGCAGGGGCTTTTTCTTCAGATACGACTCCCTAGAGTATTGCTTTGTGCCACGGTTGGAGCTGGACTGTCGGTATCAGGTGTTCTGATGCAGGCGTTATTTCGAAACCCTATTGTTGAGCCGGGACTGGTAGGTACCAGTTCCGGAGCTGCACTTGGCGCGGCTCTGGTATTTGTGCTTGGCAAGAACATCAATTGGGCCTTCACCGACGCGCTGGGGCTGTTTCTATTACCCTGCGTAGCCTTTACTTTTGCTTTTTTAGCCACCCTACTCGTGTATAGAATCGCATCGGCAAGCGGCAAAGTGAATGTGGCCACGATGATTCTGGCGGGCATTGCCATTAACGCGCTGGCTACGGGTGGCACTGGCTTTCTGTCGTATATTGCCCGTGACCCGCAAGCCCGTTCCATCACGTTCTGGAATCTGGGTACATTTTCCGGAGCCGACTGGACACAGTTCTACATTGTATTACCTGTTACAACAATTGGTATTTTACTTTCCCTTCGATTCACCAAAGCCTTGAATATACTGATTTTGGGAGAAGATGAGGTGCGGCATTTAGGCTACAACATCGACCGGCTCAAGATTCAAATACTGTTATTAAACACCCTACTGGTTGCTATCGGTACCGCCATGGTGGGGGTGATTTCGTTCGTTGGGCTGGTGGTGCCGCACCTCTTACGGCTACTAAAAACATCGGATAATCGGTTTCTGGTTATTGCTTCAGCTCTGCTAGGCGGATCCTTACTCACCCTAGCCGACACCCTGGCTCGAAGACTGGTTGCTCCCGCCGAATTTCCAATTGGCGTCATCACCGCATTTGTTGGCGCACCCGTGTTTATCTGGCTTCTAATTCGGAACACCCGATCATTTCAAAAAGGAGGGTTTTATGCTTAA
- a CDS encoding heme/hemin ABC transporter substrate-binding protein has translation MKIHKIALLVALTTLSLTACTSTQKDQQATGKQRIVCVAKQLTELIYALGAGDQLVGVDLSSTYPTAAQKLTKVGYHRMLNAEGIIALKPTVVYHDGNVAPEAVMKQLEKVGVPMKVFPDAHTIPEVKALFDTLATQFGAQKQADSLKTKLDADLAKAAESVKQYKTVPKVAIIHFGRVINNYLVIGKAGTASYMLEMAGGKNVMDTLKGMKPLSPEIISKAQPDIILVTDFGYDRLGNAEKLATLPGIALTPAGKNKKIYRIEEHDLIYLGPRTGENILMLMKLIHQ, from the coding sequence ATGAAAATCCATAAAATAGCCCTTTTAGTGGCGCTTACGACCCTTAGCCTCACGGCTTGTACATCTACTCAAAAAGATCAGCAAGCAACTGGTAAACAACGAATCGTCTGCGTTGCCAAGCAATTAACGGAACTGATATACGCTCTTGGTGCGGGTGATCAGTTAGTTGGTGTTGACTTGTCCAGTACCTATCCAACTGCTGCGCAGAAGCTAACCAAAGTGGGTTACCACCGTATGCTCAATGCAGAAGGTATTATCGCGCTTAAACCGACCGTTGTTTATCATGATGGTAACGTTGCACCGGAAGCGGTTATGAAGCAACTGGAAAAGGTAGGCGTGCCGATGAAGGTATTTCCAGATGCGCATACCATCCCCGAAGTCAAAGCCTTGTTTGATACGCTAGCCACCCAGTTTGGTGCCCAGAAACAGGCCGATAGTCTGAAAACGAAACTAGATGCTGATCTGGCCAAAGCTGCCGAAAGCGTAAAGCAGTATAAGACGGTGCCTAAAGTAGCGATTATCCATTTCGGCCGTGTCATTAACAACTACCTGGTTATTGGTAAAGCGGGAACTGCTTCTTATATGCTGGAGATGGCCGGTGGCAAAAACGTAATGGACACATTGAAAGGCATGAAACCGCTTAGTCCCGAAATCATCAGCAAAGCCCAACCCGACATCATTCTGGTTACTGATTTTGGCTACGACCGACTGGGCAACGCGGAGAAACTAGCAACGCTGCCTGGCATTGCCCTGACGCCTGCGGGGAAAAATAAAAAGATTTACCGCATTGAAGAGCACGATCTGATTTACTTAGGCCCTCGCACAGGTGAAAATATCTTGATGCTCATGAAGTTAATACACCAGTAA
- a CDS encoding TonB-dependent receptor, translating into MKSIYIRYIIAVLMLSGISTILYAQQAITGRIVDPTNSQPIVGATVLIDGTSRGTTADDKGEFNLSANEGDQLQISAIGYQTLTVRVKASTRNLTIELDPSNTDLNEVIVAGYSTPQTIQRTAGAVGLITSRDIQRTNGIHLQNYVNLIPGVKVEMRTIAAGNRIVIRGYGNQTNFNGVGYKAYLNDIPLTDGDGTTFLDDIDFTTLSRVEVLKGPGSSSYGNAIGGVVNFYTERAPIGKTSISQQVLGGSYGLFRTNTSLKIGTDNTSLNINYGHQKYDGFRTHGGSQKDFLSITSDTYMSAKRSMSVFVGYTNSYDLLAGEIDSVAILEQPESSDPVYVANNASIKTESARVGLSHNYQFTDRFSNKTTLFVGGQIIDQPFAAGVNKSNKFKFGGRSVFTYSNDASPLRPTISVGGEFLKNFNYAKGYGLSNNILGALRSDLEVQAMQYSLFAQAALQIAPKLTLSAGAGLNYVEYGITDMRAATTTPLYVNVSGYKRFKPILAPRAALAYQVMNNVSLYASISKGYSAPSTNQVIIAQTGVVNYDLRPEQGINYEIGSKGSFLNKSLTYEIAYFSMAVTDKLVPQGFAATSTVPAYSITTNAGKVQHNGLELAVQYAYRPNAGAVSLIRPFVSYTYSDFYYKDYKSDNNSDAKTVDYTGKKESGIAPNLLNAGVDLETRAGFYLNGTMMYVDKMPINLPNSHFADAYTLVNGKLGYRSGLGNHFNLDVYVGSDNLLSSTYSSLVFLNLANPANNRPLAYNPSPKITFYSGAMLKYIF; encoded by the coding sequence ATGAAATCAATCTATATTCGATATATTATTGCTGTACTTATGCTAAGCGGAATAAGTACAATCCTGTATGCCCAGCAAGCGATAACGGGGCGTATTGTGGACCCAACTAATTCTCAGCCTATCGTTGGCGCAACGGTACTGATTGACGGGACAAGCCGGGGTACAACCGCTGATGACAAAGGGGAATTTAACCTGTCGGCCAATGAAGGAGATCAACTTCAAATTTCCGCAATTGGCTATCAAACGTTAACCGTACGTGTTAAAGCGAGTACACGTAACCTGACGATTGAACTGGACCCATCGAACACAGACCTGAACGAAGTGATAGTAGCAGGCTATTCGACACCCCAAACGATTCAGCGTACTGCTGGAGCCGTGGGTTTGATTACCAGCCGGGATATTCAACGAACGAATGGAATTCACCTCCAAAATTACGTAAACCTGATTCCCGGTGTGAAAGTTGAAATGCGTACCATAGCTGCCGGAAACCGGATCGTTATACGCGGTTATGGTAATCAGACTAACTTCAATGGAGTTGGGTACAAAGCTTATCTGAACGATATTCCACTCACTGATGGTGATGGCACTACTTTTCTGGACGACATAGACTTTACAACCCTGAGCCGGGTTGAGGTATTAAAAGGACCCGGATCAAGCTCGTATGGGAATGCGATTGGTGGCGTTGTTAATTTCTATACTGAACGGGCACCCATCGGCAAAACGAGCATTAGTCAGCAGGTTTTGGGCGGATCGTATGGCTTATTCCGAACGAACACATCCCTGAAAATCGGCACCGATAATACCAGCCTGAATATTAACTATGGTCACCAGAAATACGACGGATTCCGGACACACGGCGGTTCTCAAAAAGATTTTTTGAGTATCACCAGCGACACTTATATGAGTGCCAAACGGTCAATGTCGGTCTTTGTCGGCTACACTAATTCGTATGACCTGCTAGCCGGAGAAATAGACAGCGTTGCCATATTGGAACAACCCGAAAGCTCAGACCCGGTATATGTCGCCAACAATGCCAGCATTAAAACGGAGAGTGCCCGAGTTGGACTCAGTCACAACTACCAGTTCACGGATCGGTTTTCCAACAAAACAACCCTATTTGTGGGTGGACAGATCATTGATCAGCCCTTTGCTGCTGGGGTCAATAAGTCAAACAAGTTCAAATTTGGAGGCCGGTCTGTATTCACGTATAGCAATGATGCCAGCCCGTTACGACCTACGATTAGTGTTGGTGGTGAGTTTTTAAAGAACTTCAACTACGCCAAAGGATATGGATTATCAAATAATATTCTGGGAGCACTCCGCTCAGATCTGGAAGTACAGGCGATGCAGTACAGTTTATTCGCACAGGCAGCCCTGCAAATTGCCCCTAAGCTAACTTTATCGGCGGGTGCAGGCCTCAACTATGTGGAGTACGGCATTACGGATATGCGCGCAGCTACTACAACACCCCTGTATGTCAATGTGTCGGGATATAAGCGATTCAAGCCTATCCTGGCTCCTCGGGCCGCTCTCGCTTACCAGGTCATGAATAACGTGTCGCTTTATGCCAGCATTAGTAAGGGGTATTCGGCACCGAGTACTAATCAGGTAATCATTGCACAGACTGGCGTTGTGAACTATGATCTTCGGCCAGAACAAGGGATTAACTATGAGATCGGCAGCAAAGGGAGCTTTCTGAATAAATCACTCACCTACGAAATCGCCTACTTTAGCATGGCCGTAACGGATAAATTGGTTCCACAAGGATTCGCTGCCACCTCTACAGTGCCAGCTTATTCAATAACGACCAACGCGGGGAAAGTGCAGCACAATGGACTAGAACTTGCTGTTCAATATGCTTATCGTCCTAATGCCGGAGCGGTTTCGCTGATCCGTCCGTTTGTTTCCTATACCTACAGCGATTTTTATTACAAGGACTATAAAAGTGACAATAACAGCGATGCCAAAACAGTCGATTACACGGGTAAAAAAGAGTCGGGCATTGCGCCAAATCTGTTGAACGCGGGTGTTGATCTGGAGACTCGGGCTGGTTTTTACCTAAATGGAACGATGATGTACGTCGACAAAATGCCTATTAACCTGCCCAACAGCCATTTCGCCGATGCTTACACGCTTGTAAATGGGAAGTTGGGCTATCGTAGTGGCTTAGGAAATCACTTCAATCTCGACGTATATGTGGGCTCTGACAACCTCTTGAGCAGCACGTATTCGTCGCTGGTATTCCTTAACCTGGCCAATCCGGCAAACAACCGTCCACTAGCCTATAATCCGTCACCGAAGATTACTTTCTATTCAGGGGCAATGCTGAAGTATATATTTTAA